A single region of the Blattabacterium sp. (Cryptocercus kyebangensis) genome encodes:
- the folP gene encoding dihydropteroate synthase — translation MTINCAGTLFSFKEPKVMGIVNLTPDSFYDGGKFHSEFSILKHVENLLNEGSDFIDIGGCSTRPGSKYPTEKEEIKRIIQPIRSIIKKFPNVRISIDTFRSEIARIAVEEGAIMINDISGGMLDPKMFSLLSKLKIPYILNHMKGIPENMQKNPYYYNTIIEINNFFAKKIFLLKKYGINDIILDPGFGFGKTVKQNFQLLKHLSLLGFGDHLILGGISRKSMIHNILNISSEKSLNATSIIHTLALLKKIKLLRVHDVKEAVECIKLVQYYRKIF, via the coding sequence ATGACAATTAATTGTGCAGGAACTTTATTCTCGTTTAAAGAACCAAAAGTTATGGGAATAGTTAATTTAACCCCTGACTCTTTTTATGATGGAGGTAAGTTTCATTCTGAATTCAGTATATTAAAACATGTAGAAAATCTATTAAATGAAGGATCTGATTTCATAGATATTGGGGGTTGTTCTACTCGTCCAGGATCCAAATATCCAACAGAAAAAGAAGAAATAAAACGTATTATACAACCCATTCGTTCTATAATAAAAAAATTTCCAAATGTTAGAATATCTATAGATACTTTTCGAAGTGAAATAGCAAGAATAGCTGTAGAAGAAGGGGCCATAATGATAAATGACATATCTGGAGGTATGCTAGATCCAAAAATGTTCTCCTTATTATCGAAACTTAAAATCCCATATATATTAAATCACATGAAGGGAATTCCAGAGAATATGCAAAAAAATCCATATTATTATAATACAATTATAGAAATAAATAATTTTTTTGCTAAAAAAATTTTTCTATTGAAAAAATATGGAATTAATGATATCATTTTAGATCCTGGATTTGGTTTTGGAAAAACTGTAAAACAAAATTTCCAATTATTAAAACATTTATCTTTACTAGGATTTGGGGATCATTTAATTTTAGGAGGAATTTCTAGAAAATCTATGATTCACAATATTCTTAATATTTCTTCTGAAAAATCTCTAAATGCGACTTCTATCATTCATACATTAGCTCTTTTAAAAAAAATAAAATTGTTACGTGTTCATGATGTAAAAGAAGCCGTAGAATGTATAAAATTGGTACAATATTATAGAAAAATTTTCTAA
- a CDS encoding DUF1599 domain-containing protein — MNHISIDFIIKECKKLFKKKLKDYDLSWRIIKIYSMIDQIFIKVLRIHNIQKRGYQKVKEENVIDTYIDVINYIIITLIKLNTSHNFEKNISHSKIICLYIQQFNKIKNWKKNIELYKKKMETPSIEKILGYIFYLKKKKEKILSKKLEIICLKILKITILLLRKDMRKNK, encoded by the coding sequence ATGAATCATATTTCCATTGATTTTATCATAAAAGAATGTAAAAAATTATTTAAAAAAAAATTAAAAGATTATGATTTATCGTGGAGAATCATAAAAATATATTCTATGATAGATCAAATTTTTATTAAAGTACTTCGTATACACAATATTCAAAAAAGAGGATATCAAAAAGTGAAAGAAGAAAATGTGATAGATACATATATAGATGTTATAAATTATATTATCATTACTCTAATAAAATTAAATACTTCTCATAATTTTGAAAAAAATATTTCTCATTCTAAGATTATTTGTCTTTATATTCAACAATTTAATAAAATTAAAAATTGGAAAAAAAATATAGAATTATATAAGAAAAAAATGGAGACCCCTTCAATAGAAAAAATATTAGGATATATTTTCTATTTGAAAAAAAAAAAAGAAAAAATTTTATCTAAAAAATTGGAAATAATTTGTTTAAAAATTTTAAAAATAACAATCCTTTTATTAAGAAAGGATATGAGAAAAAATAAATGA